A genome region from Pseudomonadota bacterium includes the following:
- a CDS encoding enoyl-ACP reductase, with protein MGFLGGKRALIVGVASNRSIAWGIAKAMRREGAELAFTYQGERLKGRVEELAAEVDSEVTVPCDVASDSEIRAVFDHLDNFWDHFDILVHAVAFAPREQLEGNYLDTVTREGFRIAHEISSYSFTALANGARQSMHGRNGAMLTLTYLGAVRAMPSYNVMGLAKASLEANVRYMAQGLGPEGIRVNGISAGPIRTLAAAGITGFRRFLDHVEKTAPLRRNITIDEVGNVAAFLCSDLASAITGEITYVDAGFNVVGMAGG; from the coding sequence ATGGGGTTCTTAGGGGGCAAGCGCGCCCTCATCGTGGGGGTCGCGAGCAACCGCTCGATCGCTTGGGGGATCGCCAAGGCCATGCGTCGCGAGGGCGCCGAGTTGGCGTTCACCTATCAAGGCGAGCGGCTCAAGGGCCGCGTCGAGGAGCTCGCGGCCGAGGTCGACTCGGAGGTCACCGTGCCCTGCGATGTCGCGAGCGACAGCGAGATCCGGGCCGTGTTCGATCACCTGGACAACTTCTGGGACCACTTCGACATCCTCGTCCATGCCGTGGCCTTCGCGCCGCGCGAACAGCTCGAAGGCAACTATCTCGACACCGTGACCCGCGAGGGCTTCCGCATCGCCCACGAGATTAGTTCCTACAGCTTCACGGCGCTGGCCAACGGCGCGCGCCAGAGTATGCACGGCCGCAACGGTGCGATGCTGACGCTCACCTACCTCGGCGCGGTCCGGGCCATGCCGAGCTACAACGTCATGGGACTCGCCAAGGCGAGCCTGGAGGCCAATGTGCGCTACATGGCCCAGGGCCTAGGGCCCGAAGGGATCCGAGTGAACGGGATCTCCGCCGGGCCCATCCGCACGCTCGCGGCGGCCGGGATCACCGGCTTTCGCCGCTTTCTCGATCACGTCGAGAAGACCGCCCCGCTCCGGCGCAACATTACCATCGACGAGGTCGGAAACGTCGCGGCCTTCCTGTGCTCGGATCTCGCCTCGGCCATCACCGGGGAGATCACCTACGTGGATGCCGGATTCAATGTCGTGGGCATGGCGGGAGGGTAG
- the pheT gene encoding phenylalanine--tRNA ligase subunit beta has protein sequence MKFSEQWLREWVDPQVPTAALAEALILAGLEVAAVTPVASRFSGVEVGEIRTVETHLGGPGLRVCSVLGREGDAHTVVCGAPNARPGLRVAWARAGATLPGGRVIGRAAFGDVASAGMLCSADELGLEDPSAGILELPTGSPIGAEVWDLLGLDDQAIEVDLTPNRGDCLGLAGIAREIGVLFRRPVTPPAVRPVAAVIPDVLEVRVLAPAACPSYVGRIVRGLDLRAHTPLWMRERLRRADVRCLGPIVDVTNYVMLEWGQPMHAFDLARLGVPIEVRHAREGERITLLDGQDLALTGETLVIADRNRAVAVAGIMGGHDTGVGPNTTDVFLESAFFAPAAVAGKARVYRLQTDSSHRFERGVDFEIQDRTMERATALLIAICGGRPGPVVSKRALEHLPARHAITLRALRIRRLLGVDVPAQEVAEVLSRLGMSVAAEPGPAASEAGIWRVRPPSFRFDVAIEADLIEELARIRGYKRIPGRSPLGALKINPRPERALDTARLRQVLCDRGYQEAITYSFVDPVNLGRLMPGVETLQLANPIASDMSVMRPSLWPGLLEALKDNQDRQAARVRLFEIGLVFRLADGKLEQCPKIGGVAFGPCVPEQWSEPRRAVDFFDVKNDVEALLARAGADGGAVEFRPRTDPALHPHQSAGVLRAGREVGVIGALHPLTARALGVQTPVCLFELDLGPLCRRELPSYRPLSRFPLVRRDLSLVVDRETPAAAVLGCIAGQAGEVLQEARLFDLYCGEGLDTAEKSIAIGLIFQGISSTLIDEEVDAFVERVLIRLQDTLGARLRGQRNSG, from the coding sequence ATGAAGTTCAGTGAGCAATGGCTGCGCGAGTGGGTCGATCCCCAGGTCCCGACGGCCGCGCTCGCGGAAGCATTGATCCTGGCCGGTCTGGAGGTGGCGGCGGTGACCCCGGTGGCAAGCCGTTTTTCTGGTGTCGAGGTGGGAGAGATCAGGACCGTCGAGACACACCTTGGGGGCCCGGGGCTCCGGGTGTGCTCGGTACTCGGTCGGGAAGGGGATGCGCATACCGTCGTCTGTGGGGCACCGAACGCGCGTCCCGGTTTGCGGGTCGCCTGGGCGCGCGCCGGCGCCACCCTGCCCGGGGGGCGCGTGATCGGCCGCGCGGCCTTCGGCGACGTGGCCTCTGCGGGAATGCTGTGCTCGGCCGACGAGCTGGGGCTCGAGGATCCAAGCGCTGGGATCCTGGAGCTACCAACCGGCAGCCCGATCGGTGCCGAGGTTTGGGATCTCCTGGGCCTGGATGACCAGGCGATCGAAGTGGACCTGACCCCCAACCGGGGTGATTGCCTGGGGCTCGCCGGCATCGCCCGCGAGATCGGGGTCTTGTTCCGCCGCCCCGTCACGCCCCCCGCGGTACGCCCCGTTGCGGCCGTCATCCCCGATGTCCTCGAGGTGCGGGTGCTCGCCCCAGCCGCCTGTCCAAGCTATGTCGGGCGCATCGTGCGAGGTCTCGACCTTCGCGCCCACACCCCGCTATGGATGCGTGAGCGGCTGCGACGGGCCGACGTCCGGTGCCTCGGCCCTATCGTGGATGTGACCAACTATGTGATGCTGGAGTGGGGGCAGCCCATGCACGCCTTTGATCTCGCGAGGCTCGGCGTCCCGATCGAGGTGCGCCATGCTCGGGAGGGGGAGCGCATCACCCTGCTTGATGGCCAGGATCTGGCACTCACGGGCGAGACCCTCGTCATCGCCGACCGCAACAGGGCGGTGGCCGTGGCCGGGATCATGGGCGGCCACGACACCGGCGTCGGCCCGAACACCACCGATGTGTTCCTGGAGTCCGCCTTCTTCGCGCCCGCTGCCGTGGCCGGCAAGGCACGCGTCTACCGCCTGCAGACCGACTCCTCCCACCGCTTCGAGCGCGGCGTGGACTTCGAGATCCAGGACCGGACCATGGAGCGCGCCACGGCCTTGCTGATCGCGATCTGCGGCGGGCGCCCCGGTCCCGTGGTCTCGAAGCGCGCCCTTGAGCACCTGCCGGCGCGCCATGCCATCACACTCCGGGCCCTCAGGATCCGCCGCTTGCTGGGGGTGGATGTGCCGGCCCAAGAGGTGGCGGAGGTGCTGTCCCGCCTCGGGATGTCCGTGGCCGCGGAGCCAGGGCCAGCCGCTTCGGAGGCGGGTATCTGGCGCGTGCGGCCGCCGTCGTTTCGCTTCGATGTCGCGATCGAGGCCGATCTCATCGAGGAGCTGGCGCGGATACGGGGTTACAAGCGCATCCCGGGCCGGTCTCCGCTCGGTGCCCTCAAGATAAACCCGAGACCCGAAAGAGCGCTGGACACCGCGCGCTTGCGCCAAGTGCTGTGCGACCGCGGTTATCAAGAGGCCATCACCTACAGCTTCGTGGATCCCGTGAACCTGGGGCGGCTGATGCCGGGGGTCGAGACGCTGCAACTCGCCAACCCTATCGCCAGCGACATGAGCGTCATGAGGCCCAGTCTGTGGCCGGGGTTGCTCGAGGCCTTGAAGGACAACCAGGACCGCCAAGCGGCGCGCGTCCGCCTCTTCGAGATCGGGCTCGTGTTCCGGCTGGCGGACGGGAAGCTGGAGCAGTGCCCCAAGATCGGCGGGGTCGCCTTTGGACCGTGTGTCCCGGAGCAGTGGTCGGAGCCACGCCGTGCGGTGGATTTCTTCGATGTGAAGAACGACGTCGAGGCCTTGCTCGCCCGGGCGGGTGCGGATGGAGGCGCGGTCGAGTTCCGTCCTCGTACCGATCCGGCCTTGCATCCCCATCAGTCCGCGGGCGTCCTGCGGGCCGGGCGCGAGGTGGGGGTGATCGGCGCCCTCCATCCCCTCACTGCCCGCGCGCTCGGCGTGCAGACCCCGGTGTGTCTCTTCGAGCTCGATCTCGGGCCCTTGTGCCGGCGCGAGCTGCCGAGCTACCGGCCGCTGTCCAGGTTCCCGCTCGTGCGGCGCGATCTCAGCCTCGTGGTGGATCGGGAGACCCCGGCCGCGGCGGTGCTCGGGTGCATCGCCGGCCAGGCCGGCGAAGTGCTGCAGGAGGCACGGCTTTTCGACCTCTATTGCGGGGAGGGCCTAGACACAGCCGAAAAAAGCATTGCCATAGGCTTGATCTTTCAAGGCATTTCTAGCACTCTTATAGATGAAGAGGTGGATGCCTTCGTGGAGCGGGTGCTGATCCGACTCCAAGACACCCTCGGCGCCCGACTCCGCGGCCAAAGAAATTCAGGCTAG
- the infC gene encoding translation initiation factor IF-3 — protein sequence MNHAITSPTVRLIGADGGQVGVVTLEEALKAAEGNDLDLVEIVPNAEPPVCRVMDFGKFIFDQNKKRHVQKKKQKQVQVKEIKLRPGTGEGDYQIKLRNVVRFLDQGDKVKVTLRFRGREMAHQDLGAQMLKRVEQDLVGKATVEQMPKMEGRLMVMVMSPAKRQ from the coding sequence GTGAACCACGCGATCACGTCGCCGACGGTCCGGCTCATCGGGGCCGACGGCGGTCAGGTGGGGGTGGTCACTCTCGAAGAGGCGCTGAAGGCCGCCGAGGGCAACGACTTGGACCTGGTCGAGATCGTGCCGAACGCCGAACCGCCGGTCTGCCGGGTCATGGACTTCGGCAAGTTCATCTTCGATCAGAACAAGAAGCGCCACGTCCAGAAGAAGAAACAGAAGCAGGTCCAGGTCAAGGAGATCAAGCTGCGGCCCGGTACCGGCGAGGGGGACTACCAGATCAAGCTGCGCAACGTAGTCCGTTTCCTGGATCAGGGAGACAAGGTGAAGGTGACCTTGCGCTTTCGCGGGCGGGAGATGGCGCATCAGGACCTCGGGGCGCAGATGCTCAAGCGGGTCGAGCAGGATCTGGTGGGCAAGGCAACGGTCGAGCAGATGCCGAAGATGGAAGGGCGCCTGATGGTCATGGTGATGTCGCCCGCCAAGCGGCAATGA
- the rplT gene encoding 50S ribosomal protein L20 gives MARVKRGVTARARHKKVLAQAKGFRGRRKNVFRIAKEAVTRAQQFAYRDRRQRKRQFRGLWITRINAAARQFGLSYSRFMNGLRMASVDVDRKVLADLAVTDPPAFARLAEKAKAAQTESKYSS, from the coding sequence ATGGCAAGGGTAAAACGCGGTGTCACCGCGCGCGCACGACACAAGAAGGTCTTGGCGCAGGCCAAGGGATTTCGCGGCCGACGAAAGAACGTCTTTCGGATCGCGAAGGAGGCCGTCACACGCGCACAGCAGTTCGCCTACCGCGACCGGCGCCAGAGGAAGCGGCAGTTTCGAGGGCTCTGGATCACGCGCATCAATGCCGCCGCGCGCCAGTTCGGGCTGTCTTACAGCCGCTTTATGAACGGTTTGCGCATGGCCTCGGTCGACGTGGACCGCAAGGTCCTGGCCGATCTGGCCGTGACCGATCCCCCGGCCTTCGCGCGCCTCGCCGAAAAGGCCAAGGCGGCCCAAACCGAATCTAAGTACTCGAGTTGA
- a CDS encoding mercuric transporter MerT family protein has protein sequence MMIASNRPLDTRSAVASRASKAQPVGKALVSVGSVVAALAASSCCVLPLLFFALGISGAWIGNLTALAPYQPYFVVVTLGFLAAGFFMVYRKPRMVCAPGSYCAKPYSDRIAKASLWIATAIIAVALAFPHLAPFLIKT, from the coding sequence ATGATGATAGCGTCCAATAGACCTTTGGATACCCGATCGGCCGTGGCCAGTCGCGCGTCCAAGGCTCAACCGGTCGGGAAGGCGCTCGTGTCCGTCGGCAGCGTGGTCGCGGCGCTCGCGGCTTCGTCTTGTTGTGTGCTGCCGCTCTTGTTCTTCGCGCTTGGGATCAGCGGTGCGTGGATCGGAAATCTGACGGCGCTCGCGCCTTATCAACCCTACTTCGTGGTCGTCACGCTGGGCTTTCTGGCCGCCGGGTTCTTCATGGTGTACCGGAAGCCCAGGATGGTGTGCGCGCCGGGATCGTATTGCGCCAAACCCTACTCGGACCGGATCGCGAAGGCGAGCCTCTGGATCGCGACCGCGATCATCGCCGTGGCGCTCGCGTTTCCCCACCTCGCGCCATTTCTTATCAAGACCTAA
- the rpmI gene encoding 50S ribosomal protein L35: MPKLKSNRSAAKRFKPTVTGRFKHRQSFKNHILTKKSSKRKRQLRGLLMIHAADQKAVRQMLPYSRTR; the protein is encoded by the coding sequence GTGCCGAAATTGAAATCGAATCGTAGTGCGGCCAAGCGGTTCAAGCCCACCGTGACTGGCCGCTTCAAGCATCGCCAGTCGTTCAAGAACCACATACTGACCAAGAAGAGCAGCAAGCGTAAGCGCCAACTACGGGGGCTTTTGATGATCCACGCCGCCGATCAGAAGGCGGTGCGGCAGATGCTGCCGTATAGTCGAACGAGGTAG
- a CDS encoding TIR domain-containing protein, with the protein MGADLRGADLRGAQLLASNLSGARLDGVIFGDTHLGFTPLINVHGLDQVQHRKMSHIDQFSIIRSVPLPISFLGACGVQSHTIRMAELYVQSHRYLREWLTWNSVPSWFAPQDMRREEFQSTEVELERDLYTYVDEAERVLLVISPNILPSGWVGKEFQRARSSRSFTSVIPILIENMPHPDSLEWNALIGKTVEEVEYSQSTQPRKLLERTEATLERTSSRFAKLARAFHAGTTFAHPVASPEPDDVTRTTRTIGCAQDMCRQIKWQGVTLHPRHACMTK; encoded by the coding sequence ATGGGCGCGGACCTGCGCGGCGCCGACTTACGCGGGGCCCAACTTCTCGCGTCAAACCTCAGCGGCGCCCGGCTCGATGGTGTGATCTTCGGCGACACGCATCTCGGCTTCACCCCGCTGATCAATGTGCACGGTCTTGATCAGGTGCAGCATCGGAAGATGAGCCATATCGACCAGTTCTCGATCATCAGATCGGTGCCGCTCCCAATATCATTTCTCGGCGCATGTGGCGTGCAATCGCACACGATCCGAATGGCAGAGCTATACGTTCAGAGCCACCGTTACCTACGTGAGTGGCTGACTTGGAATAGTGTGCCGAGTTGGTTCGCGCCGCAGGACATGCGGCGCGAGGAGTTCCAAAGCACTGAGGTAGAGCTGGAGCGCGATCTTTATACGTATGTCGACGAGGCCGAGCGCGTGTTGCTCGTCATCAGCCCGAATATCCTGCCAAGCGGGTGGGTTGGCAAGGAGTTTCAGCGTGCGCGTAGCTCGCGTAGCTTCACATCGGTCATCCCGATTCTGATCGAGAATATGCCCCATCCCGACAGCCTCGAATGGAACGCCCTCATTGGCAAGACGGTTGAGGAGGTCGAATACAGTCAATCAACTCAACCCCGAAAGCTACTCGAACGAACTGAAGCAACTCTTGAGCGGACAAGTTCTCGATTTGCGAAACTGGCGCGAGCCTTCCATGCTGGTACAACGTTTGCCCACCCTGTTGCCTCTCCTGAGCCGGACGACGTGACCCGCACCACACGCACGATCGGATGCGCTCAGGATATGTGCAGGCAAATAAAGTGGCAGGGTGTGACCTTGCATCCTCGGCATGCCTGCATGACCAAATAA
- a CDS encoding MerR family transcriptional regulator, with amino-acid sequence MLEASNTNDLPAIPGKRYFTIGEVSDLCAVKPHVLRYWEQEFPQLKPIKRRGNRRYYQRQDVILIRQIRSLLYEQGFTIGGARQRLSGDEVKADSSVSQQIIRQFRTELEDLLDLLRR; translated from the coding sequence ATGCTGGAAGCATCGAACACTAACGATCTGCCCGCGATACCGGGCAAGCGCTACTTCACCATCGGTGAGGTGAGCGATCTGTGCGCGGTCAAACCGCATGTCCTGCGCTACTGGGAACAAGAATTCCCCCAGCTCAAACCCATCAAGCGGCGTGGCAACCGACGGTATTATCAGCGCCAGGACGTGATCCTGATCCGCCAGATCCGCAGCCTCTTGTACGAACAGGGGTTCACCATCGGCGGTGCCCGCCAGCGCCTCTCCGGGGACGAGGTCAAGGCCGATTCCAGCGTGAGTCAGCAGATCATCCGACAGTTCCGCACCGAGTTGGAAGATTTGTTGGACCTCTTGCGCCGGTGA
- the pheS gene encoding phenylalanine--tRNA ligase subunit alpha: protein MNDVTQVLDEARQAVAEAQNLGELEATRVRWLGKKGVLTRLLKQLGGLPQSERPEAGAAINSAKLAITEALETRRRALRDAEMECAIASEKLDVTLPGRGQALGGLHPVTRTLERLCSLLCQIGFEVVEGPEVEDDYHNFEALNIPAHHPARTTMDTFYFDAHTLLRTHTSPVQIRTMKRRPPPLRIIAPGRVYRCDSDLTHTPMFHQVEGLMVDEDVSFADLKGVLEDLMRNFFEQEDLALRFRPSYFPFTEPSAEVDIRCVMCRGGGCRVCGDSGWLEVLGCGMVHPRVFEHVSIDSERFTGFAFGLGVERLTMLRYGVNDLRIFFENDVRFLAQFR from the coding sequence ATGAACGATGTGACCCAGGTGCTCGACGAGGCACGGCAGGCCGTCGCCGAGGCGCAGAACCTCGGCGAGCTCGAGGCCACGCGCGTGCGTTGGCTCGGGAAGAAAGGGGTACTGACGCGGCTCCTCAAGCAGCTCGGTGGCCTACCTCAGAGCGAACGCCCCGAGGCCGGAGCGGCCATCAACAGCGCCAAGCTCGCGATCACGGAGGCCCTGGAGACGCGCCGCCGGGCGCTCCGGGACGCCGAAATGGAATGCGCCATCGCGTCGGAAAAACTGGACGTGACGCTCCCGGGCCGCGGCCAAGCCCTGGGTGGGCTACACCCCGTGACCCGCACCCTGGAGCGCCTGTGTTCCCTGCTCTGCCAGATCGGCTTCGAGGTCGTGGAAGGCCCGGAAGTGGAGGACGACTACCACAACTTCGAGGCCTTGAACATCCCGGCGCATCATCCCGCGCGCACCACGATGGATACGTTTTATTTCGATGCCCATACCCTTTTGCGCACCCACACCTCCCCGGTACAGATCCGGACGATGAAGAGGCGCCCACCGCCCTTGCGCATCATCGCACCGGGGCGTGTCTACCGCTGCGATTCCGATCTGACGCACACTCCCATGTTCCATCAGGTCGAGGGACTCATGGTGGACGAGGACGTGAGCTTCGCCGATCTCAAGGGCGTGCTCGAAGACCTCATGCGCAACTTCTTCGAACAGGAGGATCTGGCGTTGCGCTTCCGGCCCTCGTACTTCCCTTTTACGGAGCCCTCCGCGGAGGTGGACATCCGCTGCGTCATGTGCCGGGGCGGCGGTTGTCGGGTATGCGGCGACAGCGGCTGGCTGGAGGTCCTGGGGTGCGGGATGGTCCACCCCAGGGTCTTTGAGCACGTCAGCATCGACAGCGAGCGCTTCACGGGCTTCGCCTTCGGTCTCGGCGTAGAGCGCCTGACCATGCTGCGCTATGGGGTGAACGATCTGCGCATCTTCTTCGAGAACGATGTTCGCTTCCTCGCGCAGTTCCGCTGA
- the ihfA gene encoding integration host factor subunit alpha — protein sequence MALTKAWIAVRLHEELGLNKREAKDLVEGFFEEMRRALEMGEQVKLSGFGNFDLRSKSRRPGRNPKTGEPIPITARRVVTFRPGQKLKARVEAYAGSIEH from the coding sequence ATGGCGCTGACCAAGGCCTGGATAGCGGTGAGGCTGCACGAAGAGCTAGGCCTCAATAAGCGGGAGGCCAAGGACCTCGTGGAAGGGTTCTTCGAGGAGATGCGCCGTGCCCTGGAAATGGGGGAGCAGGTCAAGCTGTCGGGCTTTGGGAACTTCGATCTGCGCAGCAAGAGCCGGCGTCCGGGCCGCAACCCCAAGACCGGGGAGCCAATCCCGATCACGGCGCGAAGGGTGGTCACCTTCAGACCCGGGCAGAAGTTGAAGGCGCGGGTAGAAGCCTATGCTGGAAGCATCGAACACTAA
- a CDS encoding peroxidase encodes MLGKLFDRLLGARPWYRLPGLLAALKIIRIRNKLRERNLHDTEEPPFEKVDPPVADPKYRQERTLDGAYNDLAYPRMGSAGTRFGRNFALEHTHPETATLLDPNPRAVSQKLMTRHAFQPATSLNLMAASWIQFMVHDWFVHEQSDSEHIEVPGTPGDRSGEPGDYGAMRVPRTRPDPAPPGSTRPPAYRNLHPHWWDGSQVYGANVATASRLRTFQDGRLRIRDDGLSFVDEATGIDIAGVTDNWWIGLSMLHALFTREHNAICDRLKSLHPGWSDDALYAKARLINAALMAKIHTVEWTPAILAHPYVKTGMNVQWSGPFGERIQDLFKPLNRSDVLGGIIGSEPDHYTAPYSMTEEFVSVYRMHPLMPDEFVFRSAATGEALARYSLPEVAGRNSRPVIERHSMTDLFYSFGVSHPGAITLHNYPRHLQNLERDGQRIDLAMVDVLRDRERGVPRYNQFRRLLRKEPVTSFEELTDNPEWREEIRALYGNDIEKVDLMVGLYAEPLPDGFGFSETAFRVFVLMAGRRLKSDRFFTSDHTPEVYTRDGIDYIRENGMASLLGRHLPSLAPALQGVDNPFAPWRTVAGTAPYSGHMKGDV; translated from the coding sequence ATGCTTGGGAAGCTCTTCGATCGCCTGTTAGGCGCTAGACCGTGGTATCGCCTGCCCGGGCTCCTGGCGGCGCTCAAGATCATCCGGATCCGCAACAAGCTGCGCGAGCGCAACCTGCACGACACGGAAGAGCCCCCTTTCGAGAAGGTCGATCCGCCGGTGGCGGACCCGAAATACCGTCAGGAACGGACACTGGATGGAGCCTACAACGACCTCGCGTATCCGAGGATGGGCAGCGCCGGGACGCGATTCGGCCGGAACTTCGCCCTGGAGCACACGCACCCGGAGACGGCCACGTTGCTGGACCCCAACCCGCGCGCGGTGAGTCAGAAGCTCATGACGCGGCATGCGTTCCAACCGGCGACCTCGCTCAATCTCATGGCCGCGAGCTGGATCCAGTTCATGGTGCACGACTGGTTCGTGCACGAACAGAGTGACAGCGAGCACATCGAGGTGCCGGGGACGCCGGGGGATCGCTCGGGCGAGCCGGGAGACTATGGCGCCATGCGCGTCCCGCGCACCCGGCCGGACCCGGCGCCGCCCGGCTCGACGCGGCCGCCCGCCTACCGGAACCTCCACCCACATTGGTGGGACGGCTCGCAGGTTTACGGCGCGAATGTCGCGACCGCTTCCAGGCTGCGGACCTTCCAGGACGGCAGGCTCCGGATCCGCGACGATGGCCTTTCGTTCGTCGATGAGGCGACCGGTATCGATATCGCCGGCGTCACCGACAACTGGTGGATCGGCCTCAGCATGTTGCACGCGCTCTTCACGCGGGAGCACAACGCGATCTGCGATCGCCTGAAATCGCTCCATCCCGGCTGGTCGGATGACGCGCTATACGCCAAGGCCAGGCTCATCAACGCGGCGCTCATGGCCAAGATCCACACGGTGGAATGGACTCCCGCGATCCTGGCGCATCCGTACGTCAAGACCGGGATGAATGTCCAGTGGTCGGGCCCGTTCGGGGAGCGCATCCAGGACCTGTTCAAGCCGCTGAACCGGAGCGATGTGCTGGGCGGGATCATCGGGTCGGAGCCGGATCACTACACGGCGCCTTACAGCATGACCGAGGAGTTCGTCTCCGTCTACCGCATGCACCCCTTGATGCCCGACGAATTCGTGTTCCGTTCGGCGGCCACGGGCGAAGCACTTGCCCGCTACTCGTTGCCCGAGGTCGCCGGCCGCAACAGCCGGCCGGTGATCGAGAGGCACTCGATGACGGACCTGTTCTACTCCTTCGGCGTGTCGCACCCGGGCGCGATCACGCTCCACAACTACCCGCGCCATCTGCAGAACCTGGAGCGCGACGGCCAGCGTATCGATCTGGCGATGGTGGACGTCTTGCGCGACCGCGAGAGAGGCGTGCCGCGCTACAACCAATTCCGCCGGCTGCTCCGGAAGGAACCCGTGACGTCCTTCGAGGAGCTGACCGACAACCCGGAGTGGCGCGAAGAGATCCGAGCGCTTTACGGTAACGATATCGAGAAGGTCGACCTCATGGTCGGCCTCTACGCCGAGCCGCTCCCCGACGGCTTCGGTTTCAGCGAGACGGCGTTCCGGGTCTTCGTGCTGATGGCCGGGCGGCGGCTGAAGAGCGACCGGTTCTTCACCTCCGACCACACCCCGGAGGTGTATACGCGCGACGGGATCGACTACATCCGCGAGAACGGCATGGCCAGCCTGCTCGGGCGACACCTCCCCTCCTTGGCCCCGGCGCTGCAAGGCGTGGACAACCCCTTCGCTCCCTGGAGGACGGTCGCGGGCACAGCCCCCTATAGTGGGCATATGAAAGGGGACGTATAA
- a CDS encoding class I SAM-dependent methyltransferase yields the protein MKNHDEKLGILLHTTIKEIRGLDRPAQTKVIHFGCGIGGIVDTLLSLGYDAYGCDFKPYWLENPRADVERLTAISSTPYQLPFRDNAFGL from the coding sequence ATGAAGAATCATGACGAGAAGCTGGGCATATTGCTCCACACCACCATCAAAGAGATCCGCGGCTTGGACCGCCCCGCCCAGACCAAAGTTATCCACTTCGGCTGTGGCATCGGAGGTATTGTTGATACCCTTCTGTCACTTGGGTATGACGCATACGGCTGTGACTTCAAGCCGTATTGGCTCGAGAATCCCCGCGCTGATGTTGAGAGGCTCACGGCAATTTCCTCAACACCGTATCAACTGCCCTTCCGTGATAACGCGTTTGGGTTGTGA
- a CDS encoding lytic transglycosylase domain-containing protein — protein sequence MGKGQAHLTVALVLGASAFCCGPDAVADIFKYVDKHGRVFLTDRPDRPGYKLLVRTWKGWSQPSFTHGAKYRAAYNALIAKAATTYRLPNALLHAVITAESSYNANAISRAGAVGLMQLMPDTARRYGVSNRTDPRANIHGGSRYLRDLLGMFNNNLVLALAAYNAGENAVIRYGKKIPPYPETQTYVKRVLEFYKRYRLTM from the coding sequence ATGGGGAAAGGACAGGCTCATCTCACGGTCGCTCTGGTCCTCGGGGCGTCTGCCTTTTGCTGCGGCCCGGATGCGGTGGCGGACATCTTCAAGTATGTCGACAAGCACGGCCGGGTATTCCTGACCGATCGGCCGGACCGGCCCGGCTACAAGCTCCTGGTTCGGACCTGGAAAGGCTGGAGCCAACCGAGCTTTACCCACGGCGCCAAATATCGGGCAGCGTACAACGCCCTGATCGCAAAGGCGGCAACTACCTACCGGCTCCCGAACGCCCTCCTCCACGCCGTGATCACGGCAGAGTCCTCGTATAACGCCAACGCCATCTCGCGCGCCGGGGCGGTGGGGCTCATGCAGCTCATGCCGGACACGGCCCGACGCTACGGCGTCTCGAACCGCACCGATCCGCGTGCCAACATCCACGGGGGTTCGCGTTACCTGCGCGACCTGCTCGGGATGTTCAACAACAACCTGGTGCTGGCGCTCGCGGCCTACAACGCCGGCGAGAACGCCGTGATCCGGTACGGCAAGAAGATCCCCCCGTATCCAGAGACGCAGACCTATGTCAAACGGGTACTGGAGTTCTACAAGCGCTACCGCCTCACCATGTGA
- the merP gene encoding mercury resistance system periplasmic binding protein MerP — translation MRKLLMGCATVVMALVAGLVSAAEKTVTLRVDNMSCATCPPVVKKSLGRIDGVSRVEVSLEAKTAIVIYDGAKTDVAALIDATTNAGYPSRLAE, via the coding sequence ATGCGAAAGCTCCTCATGGGATGTGCGACGGTCGTAATGGCCCTTGTGGCGGGCCTGGTGTCCGCGGCCGAGAAAACCGTGACGCTCCGCGTGGACAACATGAGCTGCGCCACCTGCCCGCCGGTGGTGAAGAAGAGCCTCGGTCGGATCGACGGCGTGTCCCGGGTCGAGGTGTCGCTTGAGGCGAAGACCGCGATCGTGATCTATGATGGCGCCAAGACCGATGTCGCGGCCTTGATCGACGCCACGACCAACGCGGGTTATCCGTCCCGCCTGGCGGAATAA